Proteins from a genomic interval of Streptomyces sp. NBC_00820:
- a CDS encoding SIMPL domain-containing protein, with amino-acid sequence MIGKQLELTASFGDKTGIRWNVADPKVHIHLQGDEPPASLLQKRHERAIQERCTPHWVPGETVAPLRRRPPLSRDVIAQHRASAQLASALLRRPRMWTALVGHDGLTVSNAVSEHGLDWTLERTVAGGAELHDERLAELLQDAITGPDLQILDHVCESKICTLRFVRKGAHGEGWRGILTIRTEHGNSATGRPGRALTALGEARAPSRPAHRTGAVSRPEPQRCFVLTSGPSATEARQGLTATTAVRLVSTWAAEGHVAAVLTINDGDIDFSSYSTYGRAWPKVNVPQPEGHVMRWNRLRLTPGNDQAWRASLNPGGGLFSVVEEEAIDAALDAARERCSRILVLDERPSAWEGGLANKGIDGVIFAFGASEYPRRTTTPAWRRAVDGDRAVALDPEDSAALWRERHLGQHDLSRLPLAGLVLLHNRKEQTPSDAFTEQVEDHLSRYGTPVLGWLPPEPGEERLLPSDATKTALDHMSLEDRAREIAAASAIGSKLWWTHIERRSEPPVGSGHPRYWPHSRGV; translated from the coding sequence GTGATCGGAAAGCAACTCGAACTGACCGCCTCGTTCGGCGATAAGACCGGCATCCGATGGAACGTCGCAGATCCAAAGGTGCACATCCATCTTCAAGGGGACGAGCCCCCGGCTTCCCTGCTTCAGAAACGCCACGAACGCGCGATCCAGGAACGCTGCACCCCGCATTGGGTACCCGGCGAGACAGTCGCGCCGCTGCGCCGCCGCCCGCCTCTGTCCCGTGATGTGATTGCCCAGCATCGGGCGAGCGCGCAGTTGGCAAGCGCGCTACTACGGCGTCCCCGGATGTGGACAGCGCTTGTCGGGCACGACGGGCTCACCGTGAGCAACGCGGTCTCCGAGCACGGGCTGGACTGGACGCTCGAGCGAACTGTGGCAGGCGGGGCGGAACTTCACGATGAACGGCTCGCCGAGCTTCTTCAGGACGCAATCACAGGACCTGACCTGCAAATCCTCGATCACGTCTGCGAGTCGAAGATCTGCACCCTGCGCTTCGTCAGGAAGGGCGCACACGGCGAGGGCTGGAGAGGCATTCTCACCATCCGTACCGAGCACGGGAATTCGGCCACTGGTCGTCCAGGGCGGGCTCTGACCGCCCTGGGTGAGGCGCGAGCCCCCAGCCGCCCGGCACATCGAACCGGCGCCGTGAGCCGACCTGAGCCACAGCGATGTTTCGTTCTGACATCGGGCCCCTCGGCCACGGAAGCCAGGCAGGGGCTGACCGCTACCACCGCCGTTCGGCTGGTGAGTACATGGGCTGCTGAAGGTCACGTAGCCGCCGTGCTGACCATCAACGACGGCGACATAGACTTCAGTTCATACAGCACTTACGGCAGAGCCTGGCCGAAAGTCAATGTGCCGCAGCCTGAGGGCCACGTTATGCGCTGGAATCGCCTGCGCTTGACGCCGGGTAACGATCAAGCCTGGAGAGCGAGCCTGAATCCGGGCGGCGGCCTTTTCTCCGTCGTAGAAGAAGAAGCCATCGATGCCGCTCTCGACGCTGCACGCGAGCGCTGCAGTCGCATCCTCGTCTTGGATGAGCGACCGTCCGCCTGGGAAGGCGGACTCGCGAACAAGGGGATTGACGGCGTGATCTTTGCCTTCGGCGCCAGCGAGTATCCGAGGAGGACGACGACCCCGGCATGGCGCCGCGCGGTTGACGGAGACCGTGCCGTGGCTCTCGACCCGGAGGACTCCGCAGCCCTTTGGCGAGAACGTCACCTCGGCCAACATGACCTGTCACGACTGCCTCTGGCAGGGCTCGTGCTTCTCCACAATCGTAAGGAACAAACGCCTTCGGATGCCTTCACGGAGCAAGTGGAAGATCATCTCAGCCGCTACGGAACACCCGTGCTCGGATGGCTCCCTCCTGAGCCCGGAGAAGAGCGTCTTCTGCCCAGCGACGCGACGAAGACTGCCCTCGACCACATGAGCCTAGAGGACCGAGCACGCGAGATTGCGGCAGCTTCAGCTATCGGCAGCAAACTGTGGTGGACTCACATCGAACGCCGCTCTGAGCCGCCGGTGGGGTCAGGACACCCCCGTTACTGGCCACATTCAAGGGGCGTCTGA
- a CDS encoding response regulator transcription factor — protein sequence MRIVVAEDLFLLRDGLVRLVEAFGHTVVAATESGPGTLEALLAHRPDVAIVDVRLPPTFSDEGLQAALAARRAVPGLPVLILSQHVEQLYARELLADGQGGIGYQLKDRVLDAGQFMDALQRVADGGTALDPTVVAKLLGRPERADPLATLTERERSVLALMAEGLSNSAIAGRLFLSEGAISKYTTTIFAKLDLATDDDTNRRVRAVLAYLGANARGAE from the coding sequence GTGCGAATTGTCGTAGCCGAAGATCTTTTCCTGCTCCGTGACGGGCTGGTGCGTCTGGTCGAGGCGTTCGGGCACACCGTCGTCGCCGCCACCGAGTCAGGGCCCGGCACGCTTGAGGCGCTGCTCGCGCATCGGCCGGACGTCGCGATCGTGGACGTCCGGCTGCCGCCGACATTCTCCGACGAGGGGCTCCAAGCCGCGCTCGCCGCCCGCCGGGCCGTGCCCGGGCTGCCCGTCCTCATCCTCTCGCAGCACGTGGAGCAGTTGTACGCGCGTGAACTTCTCGCTGACGGGCAGGGCGGCATCGGCTACCAGCTCAAGGACCGGGTTCTGGACGCCGGGCAGTTCATGGACGCGCTTCAGCGCGTCGCTGACGGGGGGACGGCCCTCGACCCCACGGTCGTCGCCAAACTGCTGGGCCGGCCCGAGCGGGCCGATCCGCTCGCCACCCTCACCGAGCGGGAACGCTCAGTGCTCGCGCTGATGGCCGAAGGGCTGTCCAACTCCGCGATCGCCGGCCGGCTGTTCCTCAGTGAGGGCGCGATCAGCAAGTACACCACCACCATCTTCGCCAAGCTGGACCTGGCCACCGACGACGACACCAATCGCCGGGTGCGGGCGGTGCTCGCCTACCTCGGTGCCAATGCGCGGGGGGCCGAGTAA
- a CDS encoding FAD-dependent monooxygenase encodes MRLEKAQWLYVGDVEVDGLPDDAWHQWYDLERGLLLMCPLPGSRSWQVQGSAPAAPDGTIPPPTLEALQDAVDRISGMPIKLSNPTWLSVNKKNVRMVDTLRSGRVLLAGDAAHIHPVSGALGANTGVQDAYNLGWKLAGVVKGAGQSLLDTYQEERLPIAEWTLRTSLSSGDRIAEAVVGGTGGAEAGLTEETMQLGLNYRDSSLSWHLTAPGEGVQAGDRAPDSPCPDGTHLFDAFRGPHSTLLGLGATSREALDRVRSAGLPDLRTLHLPECPPAYGYTEDTLVLVRPDGHVGLVTTADGTADVLRYLDFLQAR; translated from the coding sequence GTGAGGTTGGAAAAGGCTCAGTGGCTCTACGTCGGCGACGTCGAGGTCGACGGGCTGCCCGACGACGCCTGGCACCAGTGGTACGACCTGGAGCGCGGCCTGCTCCTGATGTGCCCGCTGCCGGGCTCCCGCTCCTGGCAGGTCCAGGGCTCGGCACCGGCCGCCCCCGACGGCACGATCCCGCCCCCCACGCTCGAAGCGCTCCAGGACGCGGTCGACCGCATCAGCGGAATGCCCATCAAACTGAGCAACCCGACCTGGCTGTCCGTCAACAAGAAGAACGTCCGGATGGTCGACACGCTGCGCTCCGGCCGGGTCCTCCTCGCCGGCGACGCGGCCCACATCCACCCCGTGTCGGGCGCGCTCGGAGCCAACACCGGTGTGCAGGACGCCTACAACCTCGGCTGGAAACTGGCCGGGGTCGTCAAGGGCGCAGGCCAGAGCCTCCTGGACACCTACCAGGAAGAGCGCCTGCCCATCGCCGAGTGGACCCTGCGCACGTCCCTCTCCTCGGGCGACCGCATCGCCGAAGCCGTCGTCGGCGGCACGGGCGGCGCCGAAGCGGGCCTCACCGAGGAGACGATGCAACTCGGCCTGAACTACCGCGACAGCTCCCTCAGCTGGCACCTCACCGCACCCGGCGAGGGCGTCCAGGCGGGCGACCGCGCCCCGGACTCACCGTGCCCGGACGGCACCCACCTGTTCGACGCCTTCCGAGGCCCCCACTCGACACTGCTGGGCCTGGGCGCCACCTCCCGCGAAGCGCTCGACCGAGTCCGCTCCGCCGGCCTCCCCGACCTCCGCACCCTGCACCTCCCCGAATGCCCCCCGGCCTACGGATACACCGAGGACACCCTGGTCCTGGTCCGCCCGGACGGCCACGTCGGCCTGGTCACCACGGCCGACGGCACCGCCGACGTCCTCCGGTACCTGGACTTCCTCCAGGCCCGCTGA
- a CDS encoding sensor histidine kinase gives MTIPPGGGPLRWCAEIGLGLYRSVVVAVLTCVFPLVAVPVGVAGSHVAYSWSTGIAGAPLVVRALAAVGETLVVMLWISLALWITHSLMSRTLAKAARRCAASWLGQRIEVSYRPVPQVTRVATGYWWDGHEYHRSEREARRRAKVEARFHDPQLHWDGVWALVAGVTVLPVAVLPPLVLAYGVRMALTPGLVGYGVAVIVAGLAGAPFAWRILRPVAERFLGPVPSTRLGRRVAELEAIRADLTHTQAAELERIERGLHDGAQARLVAMGMSMGAAEQLIDTNPDAAKALLAQVRATSATALAELRSLVRGINPPVLAERGLVDAVRALALDSSVNVEVRSQVPSRPERPVESAVYFAVAELLANVAKHSRAEQVTVELGYAERTLTATVSDDGVGGAGASASSGLSGIERRMAAFGGRVDIDSPVGGPTHITVAVPCELS, from the coding sequence ATGACGATACCTCCGGGAGGCGGTCCCCTTCGTTGGTGCGCCGAGATCGGGCTCGGCCTCTACCGGTCTGTGGTAGTGGCCGTTCTCACCTGCGTGTTCCCCCTCGTCGCCGTGCCGGTCGGAGTGGCCGGCTCCCACGTGGCCTACTCCTGGTCCACGGGGATCGCGGGAGCACCGCTGGTCGTGCGCGCGCTGGCGGCCGTCGGGGAAACCCTGGTGGTGATGCTCTGGATCTCCTTGGCTCTGTGGATCACCCACTCGCTGATGAGCCGCACGCTCGCCAAGGCCGCACGCCGGTGCGCGGCGAGCTGGCTCGGTCAGCGCATCGAGGTGTCCTACCGTCCCGTCCCGCAGGTCACCCGGGTCGCCACGGGGTACTGGTGGGACGGCCACGAGTACCACCGGTCCGAGCGGGAGGCCCGCCGTCGCGCCAAGGTCGAGGCGCGGTTCCACGATCCGCAACTGCACTGGGACGGGGTGTGGGCGCTGGTCGCCGGGGTCACCGTGCTGCCGGTCGCGGTCCTGCCGCCGCTCGTGCTCGCTTACGGCGTCCGCATGGCGCTGACGCCCGGTCTCGTCGGATACGGCGTCGCCGTGATCGTGGCGGGCCTGGCCGGCGCCCCCTTCGCGTGGCGGATTCTGCGGCCCGTGGCGGAGCGGTTCCTCGGGCCGGTGCCGAGCACCCGGCTGGGCCGGCGGGTGGCGGAACTGGAGGCCATCCGCGCGGATCTGACGCACACTCAGGCGGCGGAGCTGGAGCGCATCGAGCGGGGTCTGCACGACGGGGCCCAGGCCAGGCTGGTCGCCATGGGCATGTCCATGGGCGCGGCCGAGCAACTCATCGACACCAACCCCGACGCCGCGAAGGCGCTCCTCGCGCAAGTCCGGGCCACCTCGGCCACCGCACTCGCCGAACTGCGCTCGCTCGTCCGTGGCATCAACCCCCCGGTGCTCGCCGAACGCGGGCTGGTGGACGCCGTCCGGGCCCTCGCGCTCGACTCCTCCGTGAACGTCGAGGTGCGCAGCCAGGTGCCCTCTCGGCCTGAGCGGCCCGTCGAGTCGGCCGTCTATTTCGCCGTCGCGGAACTCCTGGCGAACGTGGCCAAGCACTCCCGCGCCGAGCAGGTGACGGTCGAACTCGGTTACGCGGAACGCACGTTGACGGCTACCGTCAGCGACGACGGAGTCGGCGGGGCCGGCGCCTCCGCAAGCTCCGGACTGAGCGGCATCGAGCGCCGGATGGCAGCGTTCGGCGGGCGCGTGGACATCGACAGCCCCGTCGGCGGACCCACTCATATCACCGTGGCGGTACCGTGCGAATTGTCGTAG
- a CDS encoding DUF5655 domain-containing protein — MNSRGLHRGRIDTLGLDENGSLVVIEYKKGSDSGVLSQAVSYLSWLDSAHHEVEALVRKVLGAEAAESIDWRRPRMVCIAASFSHHDRVAVQRLPERIDLVRYRVFEGGLLSLLLVDSSPGSGIAASSRRPRERDVAATSVPAAPGASAAAGAGLVPECLRDLFAELDDALTAWGEVEVAPLRHYIAYRRLVNVASVIFRPKHEVILVYLRLDPDTVVLEEGFTRDMRGIGHLGTGDLEVRLASAADLEKAAPLIRRAFEAA; from the coding sequence GTGAACTCGCGGGGATTGCATCGGGGCCGGATCGACACCCTGGGGCTGGACGAGAACGGCAGCCTGGTGGTGATCGAGTACAAGAAGGGGTCCGACAGCGGGGTTCTGTCGCAGGCTGTCTCGTACCTGTCCTGGCTGGACTCCGCACATCACGAGGTCGAGGCGCTCGTTCGAAAGGTGCTCGGTGCGGAGGCTGCCGAGTCCATCGACTGGCGTCGGCCGCGGATGGTCTGCATCGCGGCCAGCTTCTCTCACCACGATCGTGTGGCTGTGCAGCGGCTGCCCGAGCGGATCGATCTGGTGCGCTACCGCGTCTTCGAGGGCGGCCTGTTGAGCCTGCTGCTCGTGGACTCCTCGCCCGGTTCGGGGATCGCTGCTTCGTCTCGGCGGCCCAGGGAGCGGGATGTCGCGGCCACCAGCGTGCCAGCGGCTCCGGGGGCTTCCGCGGCGGCGGGCGCTGGTCTCGTCCCGGAGTGCCTGCGGGACCTGTTCGCGGAGCTGGACGACGCGCTCACGGCGTGGGGCGAGGTCGAGGTGGCGCCTCTGCGGCACTACATCGCTTACCGACGGCTGGTGAACGTCGCGTCGGTGATCTTCCGTCCGAAGCATGAGGTGATCTTGGTCTACCTCAGACTCGACCCGGACACTGTCGTGCTGGAGGAGGGATTCACCAGGGATATGCGCGGCATCGGGCACCTCGGGACCGGGGACCTGGAGGTACGCCTCGCCTCGGCCGCCGACCTGGAGAAGGCGGCACCGTTGATCCGGCGGGCGTTCGAGGCGGCCTGA
- a CDS encoding IS110 family transposase, protein MPVLSPNEAVSSSCFPITRACRHGTPRLVPRRTSVGLDVHARSTTAWALDGTTGEIFTDPLVVNTADVVAWVRRLPQPAAVAYEAGPTGFVLARALQQAGIRCVVAAPSKMERPTGDRIKTDKRDAQRLAKLLRLDELPAVRVPDLEQEAARDLTRARDDVRADLMRARHRVAKLLLRRGIVHIDGRAWTAAHHQWLTGHRFDEFGLRVAYDEALETVLALEARRTRLDAAITELAAQPAWAPAPAGWPACAG, encoded by the coding sequence ATGCCGGTCTTATCGCCGAACGAGGCGGTCAGTTCGAGTTGCTTTCCGATCACACGCGCCTGCAGGCATGGAACCCCGCGCCTTGTTCCGCGGCGTACTTCGGTCGGCCTGGATGTCCATGCCCGCTCCACCACGGCCTGGGCACTGGACGGTACGACCGGTGAAATCTTCACCGACCCGCTCGTCGTCAACACGGCGGACGTGGTTGCCTGGGTGCGCCGTCTGCCGCAGCCGGCCGCGGTTGCCTACGAGGCCGGACCGACCGGCTTCGTCCTGGCACGCGCGCTGCAGCAGGCTGGGATCCGCTGCGTGGTGGCGGCGCCGTCGAAAATGGAGCGGCCGACCGGAGACCGGATCAAAACCGACAAGCGCGATGCCCAGCGGCTCGCGAAACTGCTGCGCCTGGACGAGCTGCCCGCGGTGCGGGTGCCTGATCTGGAACAGGAGGCTGCCCGGGACCTCACCCGGGCCCGCGACGATGTCCGCGCCGACCTGATGCGCGCCCGCCACCGCGTGGCCAAGCTGCTGCTGCGCCGCGGCATCGTCCACATCGACGGCAGGGCCTGGACCGCTGCCCATCACCAGTGGCTGACCGGCCACCGCTTCGACGAGTTCGGTCTGCGGGTCGCCTACGACGAGGCCCTGGAGACGGTATTGGCCCTCGAAGCACGCCGGACCCGCCTGGATGCTGCCATTACCGAACTCGCCGCCCAACCTGCCTGGGCCCCGGCCCCCGCCGGCTGGCCTGCATGCGCGGGGTGA
- a CDS encoding DUF5302 domain-containing protein → MTAEPVTTEGSEPTAPEASPLAPDSDGNYDLKRKFREALARKRGAQANAADVAANPDASKVRAAHGPAASQRSFRRKSGG, encoded by the coding sequence ATGACCGCAGAGCCCGTAACTACGGAAGGTTCGGAGCCGACTGCCCCTGAGGCGTCCCCTCTGGCGCCGGACAGCGACGGCAACTACGACCTCAAGCGCAAGTTCCGCGAAGCCCTGGCGCGCAAGCGCGGTGCGCAGGCGAACGCGGCCGATGTTGCCGCCAACCCGGATGCGTCGAAGGTGCGTGCGGCGCACGGCCCGGCGGCGAGCCAGCGGTCGTTCAGGCGTAAGAGCGGCGGCTGA
- a CDS encoding EthD family reductase, which yields MTARFMALYDTPANPTAFDRHYHDVHIPLARQLPGLRRYTLGRDVAAVRGGEPYYLVAELEWDTPEELRAAFASPEGHATAADAAHLQELAPVRSMIYRADENLL from the coding sequence ATGACCGCCCGCTTCATGGCCCTGTACGACACGCCCGCCAACCCCACCGCATTCGACCGGCACTACCACGACGTCCACATCCCGCTCGCACGCCAGCTCCCAGGACTGCGCCGCTATACGCTCGGCCGCGACGTGGCCGCCGTACGCGGCGGCGAACCGTACTACCTGGTCGCCGAATTGGAATGGGACACGCCGGAGGAACTACGCGCGGCCTTCGCCTCTCCCGAAGGGCACGCCACCGCAGCCGATGCGGCCCACCTCCAAGAACTCGCCCCGGTCCGCAGCATGATCTACAGGGCCGACGAGAACCTGCTGTAG
- a CDS encoding transposase, with protein MSTFTAFGLAVEIGDWHRFTGSTIGSYLGLVPSEDSSGCQRRQGSITKTGNTMPDGSWWRPPGTTAVPIDAPAPVSRPASTTSPPLSGNAPNGATGACTSAG; from the coding sequence GTGAGCACCTTCACCGCGTTCGGCCTCGCCGTCGAGATCGGTGACTGGCACCGCTTCACCGGCTCGACGATCGGTTCCTACCTGGGGCTTGTCCCCAGCGAGGACTCTTCCGGCTGCCAGCGCCGCCAGGGAAGTATCACCAAGACGGGCAACACCATGCCCGACGGCTCCTGGTGGAGGCCGCCTGGCACCACCGCCGTCCCTATCGACGCCCCGGCGCCGGTCTCCAGGCCCGCCTCGACCACGTCGCCACCCCTGTCCGGCAACGCGCCGAACGGGGCAACCGGCGCCTGCACCAGCGCTGGGTGA
- a CDS encoding transposase family protein, protein MLVYPSSIDLSSRTLRFLTSQLIAMRQEIGTRWRRLPAARQALLALAHLRCGDTYAQLAAGFGIGIATVSRYIREAVDILSALAPSLAKAMETIREKAFVILDGTLLPIDRIAADTPYYSGKHKRHGMNVQVLTDPFGRLLWASPALPGSTHDLTAARQHGIIDALTDAGLGCWADKAYQGAGGPVRVPFRGRRLKKWKRRHNTTHAKIRCLGEQAMATLKGWRLLRKLRCSTNRITDVVKAVLVLHHASA, encoded by the coding sequence GTGCTTGTCTACCCGTCGTCGATTGATCTGTCCAGCCGTACCTTGCGGTTCCTGACCAGCCAACTCATAGCCATGCGGCAGGAGATCGGGACACGCTGGCGGCGCCTTCCCGCCGCGCGACAGGCTCTGCTCGCCCTGGCTCATCTGCGATGCGGCGACACCTACGCCCAGCTCGCGGCCGGGTTCGGCATCGGGATCGCGACCGTCTCCCGCTACATACGCGAGGCCGTCGACATCCTGTCCGCCCTCGCTCCATCCCTGGCCAAGGCGATGGAGACGATCCGCGAGAAGGCGTTCGTCATTCTCGACGGCACCCTGCTGCCCATCGACCGCATCGCCGCCGACACCCCGTACTACTCCGGGAAACACAAACGCCACGGCATGAACGTCCAGGTACTCACCGATCCGTTCGGACGGCTGCTCTGGGCCTCGCCGGCGCTGCCCGGCTCGACCCACGATCTGACCGCTGCCAGGCAGCACGGCATCATCGACGCCCTCACCGACGCGGGACTCGGATGCTGGGCCGACAAGGCGTATCAAGGAGCTGGCGGACCCGTCCGGGTCCCGTTTCGAGGCCGCCGCCTCAAGAAGTGGAAGCGTCGCCACAACACCACCCACGCCAAGATCCGCTGCCTCGGCGAGCAGGCCATGGCCACGCTGAAAGGCTGGCGGCTCCTGCGGAAGCTCCGCTGCAGCACCAACCGCATCACCGACGTGGTGAAGGCCGTTCTCGTTCTTCACCACGCATCAGCGTGA
- a CDS encoding dihydrofolate reductase family protein: MSVIVIEFITLDGIVSDPDGSAGTPLGGWAFRHGREAVAGDKFRLGRTLDDGVLLLGRATWQLFSRLWPGRDDPFAVRMNAVPKLVASRMLTDADVDTAAWANSRVLTDDVVDAVKSEPRDVVITGSLSLVHQLMAEDLIDEYRLLTFPTVLGTGGRLFPAAGPHAELECLSAEQVGAAVLTRHRKAAR; the protein is encoded by the coding sequence GTGAGCGTCATCGTCATCGAGTTCATCACCCTGGACGGGATCGTGTCCGACCCCGACGGCTCTGCGGGCACGCCGCTGGGCGGCTGGGCGTTCCGGCACGGCCGTGAAGCCGTCGCCGGAGACAAGTTCCGGCTCGGCCGCACTCTGGACGACGGGGTCCTGCTGCTCGGGCGCGCGACCTGGCAGCTCTTCTCGCGGCTGTGGCCCGGACGCGACGACCCGTTCGCCGTACGCATGAACGCCGTCCCGAAACTGGTCGCCTCCCGCATGCTCACCGACGCCGACGTCGACACCGCAGCGTGGGCGAACTCGCGGGTCCTGACAGATGACGTCGTCGATGCCGTCAAGAGCGAACCACGCGACGTGGTCATCACCGGCAGCCTCAGCCTCGTGCACCAGCTCATGGCCGAGGACCTGATCGACGAGTACCGCCTGCTGACCTTCCCCACCGTCCTGGGCACGGGCGGCCGGCTCTTCCCAGCCGCCGGCCCTCACGCGGAGTTGGAATGCCTGTCCGCGGAACAGGTCGGCGCCGCCGTCCTCACCCGCCACCGGAAGGCCGCCCGATGA
- a CDS encoding MMPL family transporter, whose product MFQRVGKAVVRHPVWTIVAWLIAAVAIVATAPSLPSNSDESSFLPKSYESIRASDIQHKAFPSAFTPSAIALYQRADGGKLTADDERDVARITTELGQKHIDQVQKVVPGPPSKDGKYTMTLVQMDKKTAGQPVQADAAKVLRDDVGQLTKGTHLQVKLGGPAAQALDAQDASKAGNALIGLGTFAIILVSLLVIFRAPILAVLPLILIALVSAVAKGLIAYATKLFGLQANDSVSSILIVVLFGVGTDYFLFLMFRYRERLRAGDEPKQAVINAVARVGEAVASAAGAVGVAFLALSLSTLGSLKQMGPALAIAVTATLVAALTLIPAVVSLIGPKVFWPSKSWQHEPRGASFAALGRGVQRRPALTAAASGLVLVVLAIGALGFKANFDLASGSMPKTKESMVVQDELKTAYSAGAAAPTDVYLSSTDGKPLDKSAFAAYADKLGAVDGVASARVSQLNKDGTTADFTVTLKYEAATDKAIAAVDRVRDVAHSDAPAGTEAVVGGLSSIYKDIDTAVDHDYRTVFPVAAVLIMIILGLLLRSVVAPWYLIASVGLGFGATLGATVWVFQGLRGHSGLMFLIPVIVYLFVVAIGTDYNILMIARLREEAREGRTPREAAGVALRHTGPTVAAAGFILAATFATMMLAGNALLKEMGFAVSFGIAIAAFVMAMFFTPSLTALIGHAAWWPGHADRALPEAGSEAPADETPDGPVRTPSKLHN is encoded by the coding sequence ATGTTCCAACGCGTCGGGAAAGCCGTCGTGCGGCACCCCGTCTGGACGATCGTGGCATGGCTGATCGCGGCGGTGGCCATCGTGGCCACCGCGCCCAGCCTCCCCTCGAACAGCGACGAGAGCAGCTTCCTGCCCAAGAGCTACGAGTCCATCAGGGCATCGGACATCCAGCACAAGGCGTTCCCCAGCGCCTTCACCCCGTCGGCGATCGCCCTCTACCAGCGTGCCGACGGCGGCAAGCTGACCGCCGACGACGAGCGGGACGTCGCCCGCATCACCACCGAGCTGGGCCAGAAGCACATCGACCAGGTGCAGAAGGTCGTACCCGGTCCGCCGTCCAAGGACGGCAAATACACCATGACCCTGGTCCAGATGGACAAGAAGACCGCAGGCCAGCCGGTGCAGGCCGACGCGGCCAAGGTGCTGCGCGACGACGTCGGCCAACTGACCAAGGGCACGCACCTCCAGGTCAAGCTGGGCGGCCCCGCCGCGCAGGCCCTCGACGCGCAGGACGCGTCCAAGGCCGGTAACGCCCTGATCGGGCTCGGCACCTTCGCGATCATCCTGGTGAGCCTGCTGGTCATCTTCCGGGCGCCGATCCTCGCCGTACTGCCCCTCATCCTGATCGCCCTGGTGTCCGCCGTCGCCAAGGGCCTGATCGCCTACGCCACCAAGCTGTTCGGCCTCCAGGCCAACGACTCGGTCTCCTCGATCCTGATCGTCGTCCTCTTCGGCGTCGGCACCGACTACTTCCTGTTCCTGATGTTCCGCTACCGCGAACGCCTGCGCGCCGGTGACGAACCCAAGCAGGCCGTGATCAACGCGGTCGCCCGGGTCGGCGAGGCCGTCGCCTCGGCCGCCGGAGCGGTCGGCGTCGCCTTCCTCGCGCTGAGCCTGTCCACGCTCGGCTCCCTCAAGCAGATGGGCCCGGCGCTGGCCATCGCGGTCACCGCCACCCTCGTCGCGGCGCTGACCCTGATCCCCGCCGTGGTCTCGCTCATCGGCCCGAAGGTCTTCTGGCCCTCCAAGTCCTGGCAGCACGAGCCGCGAGGCGCGAGCTTCGCGGCGCTCGGCCGAGGCGTACAACGCCGCCCGGCGCTGACCGCCGCCGCCTCCGGCCTGGTCCTGGTCGTGCTGGCGATCGGCGCGCTCGGCTTCAAGGCCAACTTCGACCTGGCGTCCGGCTCGATGCCGAAGACCAAGGAGTCCATGGTCGTCCAGGACGAGCTGAAGACGGCGTACTCGGCGGGCGCCGCCGCCCCCACCGACGTCTACCTCTCCAGCACCGACGGCAAGCCGCTCGACAAGTCCGCCTTCGCCGCGTACGCCGACAAGCTCGGCGCCGTCGACGGGGTCGCCAGCGCCCGCGTGTCCCAGCTGAACAAGGACGGCACCACCGCCGACTTCACCGTCACCCTCAAGTACGAGGCGGCGACCGACAAGGCCATCGCCGCCGTGGACCGGGTGCGGGACGTCGCGCACTCCGACGCACCCGCCGGCACGGAAGCCGTCGTCGGCGGTCTCTCCTCGATCTACAAGGACATCGACACCGCCGTCGACCACGACTACCGCACGGTCTTCCCCGTCGCCGCCGTCCTGATCATGATCATCCTGGGGCTCCTGCTGCGCAGTGTCGTCGCCCCCTGGTACCTGATCGCCTCGGTGGGCCTCGGCTTCGGCGCCACCCTCGGCGCCACCGTGTGGGTCTTCCAGGGGCTGCGCGGCCACTCGGGCCTGATGTTCCTGATCCCGGTGATCGTGTACCTCTTCGTCGTCGCCATCGGCACCGACTACAACATCCTCATGATCGCCCGGCTCCGCGAGGAGGCCCGCGAGGGCCGCACCCCGCGCGAGGCCGCAGGCGTCGCGCTGCGCCACACCGGCCCGACGGTGGCCGCAGCGGGCTTCATCCTCGCCGCGACCTTCGCCACGATGATGCTCGCGGGCAACGCCCTCCTCAAGGAAATGGGCTTCGCCGTCTCCTTCGGCATCGCGATCGCCGCCTTCGTCATGGCGATGTTCTTCACCCCCAGCCTGACGGCCCTCATCGGCCACGCGGCGTGGTGGCCGGGCCACGCGGACCGCGCGCTCCCCGAAGCCGGCTCCGAGGCCCCCGCCGACGAGACACCGGACGGACCTGTACGCACCCCGTCGAAACTCCACAACTGA